A window from Macaca nemestrina isolate mMacNem1 chromosome 8, mMacNem.hap1, whole genome shotgun sequence encodes these proteins:
- the FSB gene encoding fibrinogen silencer-binding protein — translation MVGKARSSNFTLSEKLDLLKLVKPYVKILEEHTNKHSVIVEKNRCWDIIAVNYNAIGVDRPPRTAQGLRTLYKRLKEYAKQELLQQKDTQSDFKSNISEPTKKVMEMIPQISSFCLVRDRNHTQSANLDEEAQAGTSSLQVMLDHHPVAITVEVKQEEDIKPPPPLVLNSQQSDTLEQREEHELVHVMERSLSPSLSSVDMRMTSSPSSIPRRDDFFRHESGEHFRSLLGYDPQILQMLKEEHQIILENQKNFGLYVQEKRDGLKRRQQLEEELLRAKIEVEKLKAIRLRHDLPEYNSL, via the exons ATGGTAGGAAAGGCTAGATCTTCCAATTTTACCTTATCCGAAAAGCTTGATTTGCTAAAGCTTGTGAAGCCATATGTGAAAATTCTCGAAGAACACACTAATAAACATTCAGTAATAGTGGAAAAGAATAGATGTTGGGATATCATAGCAGTTAACTATAATGCAATTGGAGTAGACCGCCCTCCTCGAACAGCACAGGGCCTACGCACCCTTTACAAAAGGCTCAAAGAATATGCCAAACAGGAGCTATTGCAGCAAAAAGATACCCAATCagattttaaaagcaatatttCTGAGCCAACCAAGAAAGTTATGGAGATGATTCCCCagatttccagtttttgcctggtAAGAGACAGGAACCACACACAAAG TGCAAACTTGGATGAGGAGGCACAGGCTGGTACCAGTTCACTACAGGTAATGTTGGATCACCATCCTGTTGCTATTACAGTGGAGGTGAAGCAAGAAGAAGACATTAAACCACCTCCTCCACTGGTTTTAAATTCTCAACAGAGTGATACTTTAGAGCAAAGAGAAGAACATGAATTAGTACATGTTATGGAAAGATCCTTGTCGCCTTCACTTTCCTCTGTTGATATGAGAATGACATCGTCTCCATCTTCTATTCCAAGGAGAGATGATTTTTTTCGGCATGAGAGTGGTGAACACTTTAGGTCACTATTAGGGTATGATCCTCAGATCCTGCAAATGTTGAAAGAGGAGCATCagataattttagaaaatcaaaaaaattttgGATTGTATGTTCAGGAGAAGAGGGATGGATTGAAAAGAAGGCAGCAGCTAGAGGAAGAGCTACTAAGAGCAAAAATTGAAGTGGAGAAGCTGAAAGCAATTCGCTTACGGCATGATCTACCTGAATATAACAGTCtctaa